Proteins encoded together in one Euzebya sp. window:
- a CDS encoding phosphate acyltransferase PlsX yields MRRRRAPPHRLRHLRHLPRTSGRGAAAVGASPSAANPSEGAAAGRDRRAGPRPVVLDAMGGDDAPATPLEAAAIARRAGIEVRLCGPSTVVGPDGLHAPERIAMDEDPAFTLRARPRASIRVAARAVAEGRAVALVSAGPTGATVGAALLELGREPGIRRPVVAARLDVGGRHVVLCDVGAAVDPDASTLASHAGLGRDYARRLGIAEPRIGLLNIATEPGRGTAVVKEAAGLLAELDGFIGSVEPAGVLAGAADVVVTDGFTGNLVLKTLEAAAGTGHGGDRAAVVLGVRGTVLVAHGAASATDLAHAVRWAATIGGSDATADDSRGQRP; encoded by the coding sequence GTGCGGCGCCGCCGTGCGCCCCCACACCGCCTGCGCCACCTGCGGCACCTACCGCGGACGTCAGGTCGTGGAGCCGCAGCTGTAGGCGCCTCCCCCTCCGCCGCCAACCCCTCCGAGGGTGCTGCGGCGGGCCGTGACCGCCGGGCCGGGCCTCGCCCGGTCGTCCTCGATGCCATGGGGGGCGACGACGCCCCTGCGACACCTCTGGAGGCCGCTGCCATCGCGCGTCGCGCCGGCATCGAGGTGCGCCTGTGCGGGCCGTCGACGGTCGTCGGCCCGGACGGGCTGCACGCCCCCGAGCGGATCGCGATGGACGAGGACCCCGCGTTCACGTTGCGCGCCCGCCCCCGCGCGTCGATCCGGGTCGCCGCCCGTGCCGTCGCAGAGGGCCGTGCCGTCGCGCTCGTCTCGGCAGGGCCGACCGGTGCCACCGTGGGGGCGGCGCTCCTCGAGCTCGGTCGCGAGCCCGGGATCCGCCGTCCGGTCGTCGCCGCTCGGCTGGACGTCGGGGGCCGTCACGTCGTGCTGTGCGACGTCGGGGCCGCCGTGGACCCCGATGCCTCCACACTGGCGTCCCACGCGGGCCTCGGACGCGACTACGCCCGACGGCTGGGGATCGCCGAGCCGCGCATCGGGCTGCTCAACATCGCCACCGAACCGGGGAGGGGCACAGCGGTCGTGAAGGAGGCCGCAGGGCTGCTCGCCGAGCTCGACGGCTTCATCGGGTCCGTCGAGCCCGCCGGCGTCCTCGCCGGTGCCGCCGACGTGGTCGTGACCGACGGCTTCACCGGCAACCTCGTGCTGAAGACCCTCGAAGCCGCGGCTGGGACCGGGCACGGCGGGGACCGGGCCGCCGTCGTCCTCGGCGTTCGCGGTACGGTGCTCGTCGCACACGGCGCCGCCTCGGCCACCGATCTCGCCCATGCCGTACGGTGGGCGGCCACCATCGGCGGGTCGGACGCCACGGCCGACGACTCCCGAGGTCAGCGCCCGTGA
- the thiL gene encoding thiamine-phosphate kinase, with amino-acid sequence MSDPGEFTRLSRLRHLLGGDADGVPVGVGDDAAVIAVGGVDVVVCVDTIVEGVHFRRDLSDPADVGWKAIAVNVSDVAAMGGRPRAAVVALNRPPDLAEADVEGLYTGMAEAAARWGAPVVGGDTVTAGEWSVAVTVLGELDGRPAVRRAGARPGDAVLLAGAIGAAAAGLAVDAAGGRPDPAHLAAHRRPQALPATGAALARAGATAMIDVSDGLGADARHICEASGVHLVLDTTAVEGCVAAGVADAVGEGWLDLALGGGEDFVLRATVPADLAADAVAAVRAAGETSATVIGTVTAGDDREVWLIGDGGRRRIDHLGYDHG; translated from the coding sequence GTGTCCGATCCCGGGGAGTTCACCCGCCTGTCCCGCCTGCGCCACCTCCTCGGTGGCGATGCCGACGGGGTGCCCGTCGGGGTGGGCGACGACGCGGCGGTGATCGCCGTCGGCGGCGTCGACGTCGTCGTCTGCGTCGACACGATCGTCGAGGGGGTCCACTTCCGGCGCGACCTGTCGGACCCCGCCGACGTCGGCTGGAAGGCGATCGCGGTCAACGTCAGCGACGTCGCCGCGATGGGCGGACGCCCGCGGGCGGCCGTCGTGGCGCTGAACCGTCCGCCGGACCTCGCCGAGGCCGACGTCGAGGGGCTCTACACCGGCATGGCCGAGGCCGCGGCCCGCTGGGGCGCGCCGGTCGTCGGCGGGGACACGGTCACCGCGGGGGAGTGGTCGGTGGCGGTGACGGTCCTCGGCGAGCTCGACGGACGCCCGGCCGTCCGCCGCGCCGGCGCCCGGCCGGGGGACGCGGTGCTGCTCGCCGGGGCGATCGGCGCCGCCGCAGCCGGGCTGGCCGTGGACGCCGCCGGTGGCCGCCCCGACCCGGCGCACCTCGCCGCCCACCGCCGCCCGCAGGCCCTCCCGGCGACAGGAGCGGCCCTCGCCAGAGCCGGCGCCACCGCGATGATCGACGTCAGCGACGGCCTCGGCGCGGACGCGCGGCACATCTGCGAGGCCTCGGGTGTGCACCTCGTCCTCGACACGACCGCGGTGGAGGGGTGCGTCGCCGCCGGGGTCGCCGACGCGGTGGGGGAGGGGTGGCTCGACCTCGCCCTCGGGGGAGGGGAGGACTTCGTCCTGCGCGCGACGGTCCCCGCCGACCTCGCCGCCGACGCCGTCGCCGCCGTCCGGGCGGCCGGTGAGACCAGCGCGACGGTGATCGGCACCGTCACGGCGGGCGACGACCGGGAGGTCTGGCTGATCGGGGACGGCGGCCGCCGCCGCATCGACCACCTCGGCTACGACCACGGCTGA
- the rpmF gene encoding 50S ribosomal protein L32, translated as MAVPKRKKSRSRTRHRKAQWMKAPTVTTTKCQQCGAAVRPHTACATCGTYRGRQVVEPQL; from the coding sequence ATGGCCGTCCCGAAGCGCAAGAAGTCCCGCAGCCGCACCCGCCACCGCAAGGCGCAGTGGATGAAGGCCCCCACGGTCACCACCACCAAGTGCCAGCAGTGCGGCGCCGCCGTGCGCCCCCACACCGCCTGCGCCACCTGCGGCACCTACCGCGGACGTCAGGTCGTGGAGCCGCAGCTGTAG
- a CDS encoding Lrp/AsnC ligand binding domain-containing protein, with translation MVSAYILILTQVGKAAEVAAAAAKIDGVKASDDVTGPYDVVVRAEAEDVDALGKMVVAKIQAIPGIDRTLTCPVVHL, from the coding sequence GTGGTTTCTGCCTACATCCTGATCCTGACCCAGGTCGGCAAGGCCGCCGAGGTCGCCGCCGCCGCCGCGAAGATCGACGGCGTGAAGGCCTCCGACGACGTCACCGGCCCCTACGACGTCGTGGTGCGGGCTGAGGCGGAGGACGTCGACGCCCTCGGCAAGATGGTCGTCGCGAAGATCCAGGCGATCCCGGGCATCGACCGGACCCTCACCTGCCCGGTCGTGCACCTCTAG
- the rsmD gene encoding 16S rRNA (guanine(966)-N(2))-methyltransferase RsmD — MIAGSAGGRPLRAPSGQGTRPTADRVKEALFSTLGDLSGAIVLDLFAGSGALAIEALSRGADHAVLVEQDRRAAAVVRDNLRTAGVADAAAVVVTSAARFAAQPEGAPFDLVLVDPPYRLDVRELSDVLADLVARGGLAPGARVVIERDRRRDEAPFGFLVHDRDRTYGDTLLRYYRHRPEPADQGAPTT; from the coding sequence GTGATCGCCGGCAGCGCCGGCGGCCGGCCCCTGCGCGCCCCGTCGGGGCAGGGCACGCGTCCGACGGCCGACCGGGTGAAGGAGGCGCTGTTCTCCACGCTCGGGGACCTGTCGGGCGCCATCGTCCTCGACCTCTTCGCCGGCAGCGGCGCGCTCGCGATCGAAGCGCTGTCACGCGGCGCGGACCACGCCGTGCTCGTCGAGCAGGACCGCCGCGCCGCCGCCGTGGTGCGCGACAACCTGCGCACCGCCGGCGTGGCGGACGCCGCCGCGGTCGTGGTCACCTCCGCCGCCCGGTTCGCGGCCCAGCCCGAGGGCGCGCCGTTCGACCTGGTGCTCGTCGACCCGCCGTACCGCCTGGACGTCCGCGAGCTGTCCGACGTCCTCGCCGACCTGGTCGCCCGGGGCGGTCTGGCACCCGGTGCCAGGGTCGTCATCGAGCGGGACCGCCGGCGCGACGAGGCCCCGTTCGGCTTCTTGGTCCACGACCGGGACCGCACGTACGGTGACACCCTCCTCCGCTACTACCGCCACCGGCCCGAGCCCGCCGACCAGGGAGCCCCCACCACATGA
- the thiD gene encoding bifunctional hydroxymethylpyrimidine kinase/phosphomethylpyrimidine kinase, producing the protein MTERDVPPVALTIAGSDSGGGAGIQADLKTFQELDVFGTSAITALTAQNTVGVHDVHPVPPAFVTAQIDAVATDIRPLATKTGMLATAELIRAVAEGIRAHDLANLVVDPVAASKHGDALLAADAVEVLRDVLLPLATVVTPNLGEVQLLTGVVVTSPDDMRAAAEAVKALGPQWVLIKGGHLPGGTDAVDLLFDGDREIPLTARRDPSAHTHGTGCTLSAAIAAHLARGADVPTAVDAAKRYLTGAIGRGLAVGSGIGPVDHGWHRRGARA; encoded by the coding sequence ATGACCGAGCGAGACGTGCCACCCGTCGCGCTGACCATCGCCGGCTCGGACTCCGGCGGCGGCGCCGGCATCCAGGCGGACCTCAAGACCTTCCAGGAGCTCGACGTGTTCGGGACCAGCGCGATCACCGCGCTGACCGCCCAGAACACCGTCGGGGTCCACGACGTCCACCCGGTCCCCCCCGCGTTCGTGACCGCCCAGATCGACGCGGTCGCCACCGACATCCGGCCCCTCGCGACCAAGACCGGCATGCTCGCCACCGCCGAGCTGATCCGGGCCGTCGCAGAGGGGATCCGGGCCCACGACCTGGCCAACCTCGTCGTCGACCCCGTCGCCGCCTCCAAGCACGGCGACGCCCTCCTCGCCGCCGACGCCGTCGAGGTCCTCCGCGACGTCCTCCTGCCCCTCGCCACCGTGGTCACCCCGAACCTCGGCGAGGTCCAGCTCCTCACAGGCGTCGTCGTCACCTCCCCCGACGACATGCGGGCGGCGGCCGAGGCGGTCAAGGCCCTCGGGCCGCAGTGGGTCCTGATCAAGGGCGGGCACCTGCCCGGGGGCACCGACGCGGTCGACCTGCTCTTCGACGGCGACCGCGAGATCCCGCTCACCGCGCGTCGCGACCCCTCCGCCCACACCCACGGCACCGGCTGCACCCTGTCGGCCGCCATCGCCGCGCACCTCGCCCGCGGCGCGGACGTCCCGACCGCGGTGGACGCGGCGAAGCGCTACTTGACCGGGGCGATCGGGCGCGGGCTGGCCGTCGGCAGCGGCATCGGCCCGGTCGACCACGGCTGGCACCGCCGCGGGGCGCGGGCCTAG
- a CDS encoding dodecin family protein, whose amino-acid sequence MPVLNSIELEGVSATSWDDAAREAVREASRTLRKIRRLDVLATGAALGEDDALEYRTTIRLYFEIDRPDPSR is encoded by the coding sequence ATGCCGGTACTCAACTCCATCGAACTCGAAGGCGTCTCGGCCACGAGCTGGGACGACGCGGCCCGCGAGGCCGTCCGCGAGGCGTCGCGGACGCTGCGGAAGATCCGCCGCCTGGACGTCCTGGCGACGGGTGCGGCCCTGGGCGAGGACGACGCGCTCGAGTACCGGACCACCATCCGGCTCTACTTCGAGATCGATCGGCCGGACCCCAGTCGATGA
- a CDS encoding acyl carrier protein, giving the protein MEREEIDGLLVMQLQEVLALDTPPALDARLSEDLRADSLDLVEVIEGVERALAVRDVTVRLDDDALRAITTVGDAADALRRAVRDAPKGGVRR; this is encoded by the coding sequence ATGGAACGCGAAGAGATCGATGGGCTGCTCGTGATGCAGCTGCAGGAGGTGCTCGCCCTGGACACGCCACCCGCGCTCGACGCACGGCTGTCCGAGGACCTGCGGGCGGACTCCCTCGACCTCGTCGAGGTCATCGAGGGCGTGGAGCGGGCCCTCGCCGTGCGGGACGTGACCGTCCGCCTGGACGACGACGCCCTCCGCGCCATCACGACCGTGGGCGACGCCGCCGATGCGCTGCGCCGCGCCGTGCGGGACGCGCCGAAGGGCGGGGTACGGCGATGA
- a CDS encoding DUF177 domain-containing protein: MSTEQHELSPTRLDVSDLIDSPGASRQVDLDVPLPAGFEVPLTRFGDEVGVTGVLESLVDGVLLRGSFEVDVAQSCAACLEPIDPHVLTADVAELYGDPADADDPDDVEQGFEIVDGVIDIDPAIRDALAQVTPAAPKCRPDCAGLCPTCGANLNTTTCDCVDEVVDDRWAALADLEINP; this comes from the coding sequence ATGTCGACCGAACAGCACGAGCTGTCGCCCACCAGGCTGGACGTCAGCGACCTCATCGACTCGCCCGGCGCCTCGCGCCAGGTGGACCTCGACGTGCCCCTCCCCGCCGGCTTCGAGGTCCCGCTGACCCGCTTCGGCGACGAGGTGGGGGTCACCGGGGTGCTCGAGTCGCTGGTCGACGGCGTCCTGCTGCGCGGGTCGTTCGAGGTCGACGTGGCCCAGAGCTGCGCGGCGTGCCTCGAGCCGATCGACCCGCACGTGCTGACCGCCGACGTCGCCGAGCTCTACGGCGACCCCGCCGACGCCGACGACCCCGACGACGTGGAGCAGGGCTTCGAGATCGTCGACGGGGTCATCGACATCGACCCGGCGATCCGGGACGCGCTGGCCCAGGTCACCCCCGCAGCCCCGAAGTGCCGGCCCGACTGCGCGGGCCTGTGCCCGACCTGCGGCGCGAACCTGAACACGACGACGTGTGACTGCGTCGACGAGGTCGTGGACGACCGCTGGGCGGCGCTGGCCGACCTCGAGATCAACCCCTAG
- a CDS encoding DNA-formamidopyrimidine glycosylase family protein: MTQLPEVEVLKRDLEKEVVGKKIKEVWLSPAELVKRHGTIKDFAATLEDRKITEMERRGLALLLGLDDDHTLVVLPGSRARMTKETATADRGEYTRMTMSFTTGGSLHYHDLEPDGQLFVIDTDAVADLDELHGLGMDPLAEPIPWPVFAQALSDRDDLLKAVLVDDGFVVGLGDVYADEVLFEAGLAPGRGSSTLSSQEVRRLHRAILEVIYEAIKQGGVDQAPEEGADGFIPYAEVDHLKIYAREGQPDARARATIEYAEIAKGLKSYYSPGTQT; the protein is encoded by the coding sequence GTGACGCAGCTGCCCGAGGTCGAGGTCCTGAAGCGGGACCTCGAGAAGGAAGTCGTGGGCAAGAAGATCAAGGAGGTCTGGCTGTCGCCCGCCGAGCTGGTGAAGCGCCACGGGACCATCAAGGACTTCGCCGCGACCCTCGAGGACCGCAAGATCACCGAGATGGAGCGTCGGGGGCTGGCGCTGCTGCTCGGCCTCGACGACGACCACACCCTGGTCGTGCTGCCCGGGAGCCGCGCGCGGATGACGAAGGAGACCGCGACCGCCGACCGGGGCGAGTACACGCGGATGACCATGTCCTTCACCACCGGCGGGTCGCTGCACTACCACGACCTCGAGCCGGACGGCCAGCTGTTCGTCATCGACACCGACGCGGTCGCCGACCTCGACGAGCTCCATGGCCTCGGCATGGACCCCCTCGCCGAGCCGATCCCGTGGCCGGTGTTCGCCCAGGCCCTCAGCGACCGCGACGACCTGCTGAAGGCCGTGCTGGTCGACGACGGGTTCGTCGTCGGGTTGGGTGACGTCTACGCCGACGAGGTGCTCTTCGAGGCAGGCCTCGCCCCCGGCCGCGGGTCGAGCACGCTGTCGAGCCAGGAGGTCCGCCGCCTCCACCGAGCCATCCTCGAGGTGATCTACGAGGCCATCAAGCAGGGCGGCGTCGACCAGGCCCCCGAGGAGGGCGCCGACGGCTTCATCCCCTACGCCGAGGTCGACCACCTCAAGATCTACGCCCGCGAGGGCCAGCCCGACGCCCGGGCCCGCGCCACCATCGAGTACGCCGAGATCGCCAAGGGCCTCAAGAGCTACTACAGCCCCGGCACCCAGACCTGA
- a CDS encoding ATP-dependent DNA helicase RecG, with product MGLTLDDPVTAVPGVTSKVATALAGDPFRIETVRDLVWYLPRQEAYKDLGARQPITDVEIGEPATVVGTVVRWTRVQPRKRGRGGKRLTIEKALIRDDSGGRITAAFFNQPWLPGRHPEGTEVAVSGTVESYRDDLQLKGPKLVGLDGTGGPGSEQVLGAALSDAHLQPVYRATEKLGSPRVASLVAAALAELPTLADHLPEDLRSRHELARLDWALRTIHLPPDHGDLRLARERLVYDELLGLQLTLQSRRIDLERHARGLVNAAVAGGAVDAFTATLPFFPTDDQERAFAAVDADLAAERPMHRLLQGDVGTGKTIVAAHAMLRAVDAGRQAVLMAPTTVLAEQHRETFVDLLGRVVIPHLGRPPRLRLLTSTMTKGQRATVLSELVSGECDLLIGTHAVLEEHVTFADLGVVVIDEQHRFGVGHRLALAGKRPDGLTPDVLVMTATPIPRSLALTVYGDLDVTVLRTRPGADEITVTTQVIPSGSPRRSALYDFIRSELDAGRRAYVVCPLIDESESDLMAGVAAATTVHAELADGPFAGYEVGLMHGRMSAEDRDAVMRGFRDGSVPLLVATTVIEVGVSVDEASVMVIEDADRFGISQLHQLRGRLYRGHPTNYCVLFSDDPTDNPRLEALARSEDGFELAEEDLRLRREGKLFDTAQTGETDLRIASLIRDVDVVATTRDDARALLADDPDLSGHPELRRELARRYDPADLATLEAG from the coding sequence GTGGGCCTGACCCTCGACGATCCCGTCACCGCCGTCCCCGGCGTCACGTCCAAGGTGGCGACGGCCCTCGCGGGCGACCCCTTCCGCATCGAGACCGTCCGCGACCTGGTCTGGTACCTCCCCCGCCAGGAGGCCTACAAGGACCTCGGCGCACGCCAGCCGATCACCGACGTCGAGATCGGCGAACCCGCCACCGTCGTCGGCACCGTCGTGCGCTGGACCCGCGTCCAACCCCGCAAGCGGGGGAGGGGTGGGAAGCGCCTGACGATCGAGAAGGCCCTCATCCGCGACGACAGCGGCGGCCGGATCACCGCGGCGTTCTTCAACCAGCCCTGGCTGCCCGGCCGGCACCCCGAGGGCACCGAGGTCGCCGTCAGCGGCACCGTCGAGTCCTACCGCGACGACCTGCAGCTCAAGGGCCCCAAGCTGGTCGGCCTCGACGGCACCGGTGGGCCCGGCAGCGAGCAGGTCCTCGGCGCCGCCCTGTCCGACGCGCACCTCCAACCGGTCTACCGGGCCACCGAGAAGCTCGGGTCGCCGCGCGTCGCCAGCCTCGTCGCCGCGGCGCTGGCCGAGCTGCCGACGCTCGCCGACCACCTGCCCGAGGACCTGCGGTCGCGTCACGAGCTCGCGCGGCTCGACTGGGCCCTGCGGACCATCCACCTGCCGCCGGACCACGGCGACCTGCGCCTGGCGCGCGAGCGGCTGGTCTACGACGAGCTGCTCGGGCTGCAGCTGACCCTCCAGAGCCGGCGGATCGATCTCGAGCGCCACGCGCGGGGGCTGGTCAACGCCGCCGTCGCGGGGGGCGCCGTCGACGCGTTCACCGCGACCCTCCCGTTCTTCCCCACCGACGACCAGGAGCGCGCCTTCGCGGCGGTCGACGCCGACCTCGCCGCCGAGCGCCCGATGCACCGCCTCCTCCAGGGCGACGTCGGGACCGGCAAGACGATCGTGGCCGCTCACGCGATGCTCCGCGCCGTCGACGCCGGCCGGCAGGCGGTGCTGATGGCGCCGACGACCGTCCTCGCCGAGCAGCACCGCGAGACCTTCGTCGACCTCCTCGGCCGCGTCGTCATCCCGCACCTCGGCCGGCCGCCCCGCCTCCGGCTGCTGACGTCCACCATGACCAAGGGGCAGCGGGCGACCGTCCTCAGCGAGCTCGTGAGCGGCGAGTGCGACCTGCTGATCGGCACCCACGCCGTGCTGGAGGAGCACGTCACCTTCGCCGACCTCGGCGTGGTCGTGATCGACGAGCAGCACCGCTTCGGCGTCGGCCACCGGCTGGCCCTGGCCGGCAAGCGCCCCGACGGCCTCACGCCCGACGTGCTGGTGATGACCGCCACGCCGATCCCGCGGTCCCTCGCCCTCACCGTGTACGGCGACCTCGACGTCACCGTCCTCCGCACCCGTCCCGGCGCGGACGAGATCACCGTCACCACCCAGGTCATCCCGAGCGGCTCGCCACGACGCTCGGCCCTGTACGACTTCATCCGGTCCGAGCTCGACGCGGGCCGTCGCGCCTACGTCGTCTGCCCGCTGATCGACGAGTCCGAATCGGACCTGATGGCGGGGGTCGCCGCCGCGACGACGGTCCACGCCGAGCTCGCCGACGGTCCCTTCGCCGGCTACGAGGTCGGTCTGATGCACGGCCGCATGTCGGCGGAGGACCGCGACGCGGTCATGCGGGGCTTCCGCGACGGCTCCGTGCCGCTGCTCGTCGCCACGACGGTGATCGAGGTCGGCGTCAGCGTCGACGAGGCCTCGGTCATGGTGATCGAGGACGCGGACCGGTTCGGCATCTCCCAGCTGCACCAGCTCCGCGGGCGCCTCTACCGGGGCCACCCGACCAACTACTGCGTGCTGTTCAGCGACGACCCCACCGACAACCCCCGCCTCGAGGCGCTCGCCCGCTCCGAGGACGGCTTCGAGCTGGCCGAGGAGGACCTGCGCCTGCGACGCGAGGGCAAGCTGTTCGACACCGCCCAGACCGGCGAGACCGACCTGCGGATCGCCTCGCTGATCCGCGACGTCGATGTGGTGGCGACGACCCGCGACGACGCGCGGGCGCTGCTGGCCGACGATCCCGACCTGTCCGGCCACCCGGAGCTGCGCCGCGAGCTGGCACGCCGCTACGACCCCGCCGACCTGGCGACGCTGGAGGCGGGCTAG
- a CDS encoding D-alanine--D-alanine ligase family protein — MSVTSDGDRTRVLVLFGGRSSEHEVSCLSARGVLWAIDSEAYDVTSVGITKSGRWVLMPSGVPQTREGTLPSVPDDGPPVTIVTSPEGPVLLEVTPDGTVDLGRIDVCFPVLHGPYGEDGTIQGYLATAGVPYVGADVAASAIAVDKRQMKHVFAAAGLPQVAHDVVMRPDWEADREGELDRVEAALDYPLFTKPARQGSSIGISRVADRGALAAGIDEALTYDRVVIVEHGLDRVRELECGVIGNDDVEVTPPGETVHGGAEFYDFDAKYLAPVQLSCPADVPEDVAATCQDHAAQAFKAIGARGMARVDFFYDTASGDLLVNEINTIPGLTPQSMFPPVWQATGLSFRALIDRLLALAIEASHEDGRFSP, encoded by the coding sequence ATGAGCGTGACGTCTGACGGAGACCGCACACGGGTCCTGGTCCTCTTCGGAGGCCGCTCGAGCGAGCACGAGGTGTCCTGCCTGTCCGCCCGCGGGGTGCTGTGGGCGATCGACTCCGAGGCCTACGACGTCACCTCGGTCGGCATCACCAAGAGCGGGCGCTGGGTCCTGATGCCGTCCGGTGTCCCGCAGACCCGCGAGGGCACCCTCCCCTCGGTCCCCGACGACGGCCCGCCGGTGACGATCGTCACCTCACCCGAGGGTCCGGTCCTGCTCGAGGTCACACCGGACGGGACCGTCGACCTCGGCCGGATCGACGTCTGCTTCCCCGTGCTGCACGGCCCCTACGGCGAGGACGGCACCATCCAGGGCTACCTCGCCACCGCCGGCGTGCCCTACGTCGGCGCCGACGTCGCCGCCAGCGCCATCGCGGTCGACAAGCGGCAGATGAAGCACGTGTTCGCCGCCGCCGGCCTCCCCCAGGTCGCCCACGACGTGGTCATGCGGCCGGACTGGGAGGCCGACCGCGAGGGGGAGCTCGACCGCGTCGAGGCGGCCCTCGACTACCCGCTTTTCACCAAGCCCGCCCGCCAGGGCTCGTCGATCGGGATCAGCCGCGTGGCGGACCGCGGCGCGCTGGCGGCCGGCATCGACGAGGCCCTCACCTACGACCGCGTCGTGATCGTCGAGCACGGGCTCGACCGGGTCCGCGAGCTCGAGTGCGGCGTGATCGGCAACGACGACGTCGAGGTCACCCCGCCCGGCGAGACCGTCCACGGCGGCGCGGAGTTCTACGACTTCGACGCCAAGTACCTCGCGCCGGTGCAGCTGTCGTGCCCGGCTGACGTGCCCGAGGACGTCGCCGCCACCTGCCAGGACCACGCCGCCCAGGCGTTCAAGGCCATCGGCGCCCGCGGCATGGCTCGGGTCGACTTCTTCTACGACACGGCCTCGGGCGACCTGCTCGTCAACGAGATCAACACCATCCCCGGCCTGACGCCCCAGTCGATGTTCCCGCCGGTGTGGCAGGCCACCGGCCTCAGCTTCCGCGCCCTGATCGACCGCCTGCTCGCCCTCGCCATCGAGGCGAGCCACGAGGACGGGCGCTTCTCCCCATAG
- the coaD gene encoding pantetheine-phosphate adenylyltransferase, which produces MTVRAVCPGSFDPVTHGHLDVIYRAADTFDHVVVACMRNVSKRNSLFDLDERLAMLEEVTAHLPNVELAVFKGLLVEFARAREIDVIVKGLRAVSDFEYELQMAQMNRSIGQIETMFLSASPEHSFLSSSLVKEVARFGGDVSDFVPPVVAKRLADKYAEGEAG; this is translated from the coding sequence ATGACCGTGCGCGCCGTCTGCCCAGGATCCTTCGACCCGGTCACCCACGGGCACCTGGACGTGATCTACCGGGCCGCGGACACCTTCGACCACGTGGTGGTGGCGTGCATGCGCAACGTCTCGAAGCGGAACAGCCTCTTCGACCTCGACGAGCGCCTGGCCATGCTCGAGGAGGTCACGGCCCACCTGCCGAACGTCGAGCTCGCGGTCTTCAAGGGGCTCCTGGTCGAGTTCGCCCGTGCCAGGGAGATCGACGTCATCGTCAAGGGCCTGCGCGCGGTCAGCGACTTCGAGTACGAGCTGCAGATGGCGCAGATGAACCGCTCGATCGGCCAGATCGAGACCATGTTCCTGTCGGCGTCCCCCGAGCACTCGTTCCTCTCCTCGTCCCTGGTCAAGGAGGTCGCCCGGTTCGGCGGCGACGTCAGCGACTTCGTCCCGCCGGTGGTGGCCAAACGGCTAGCCGACAAGTACGCCGAGGGCGAGGCAGGCTAG
- the rnc gene encoding ribonuclease III yields the protein MSGDEATAGVVRTEPQVALEAAFDHRFDHLGLLHRALTHRSYAFEAGGIGDNERLEFLGDAVLGLVVTDEIFARLPESAEGRLAKVRAAAVNTISLADVARQAGVGEAVLLGVGEEQSGGRDKDSILANTLEAVLGAVYLDAGIDAARKVVLHLFSDLLEDIILRRESLDYKTSLQELTAAELSVMPVYQLTDTGPDHAKVFTAEVVIGSEVLGVGSGRSKKEAEQGAAREAFGTLRARLDAAADADDDPDEGATTTPDAKERQ from the coding sequence ATGAGCGGCGACGAGGCCACCGCGGGTGTGGTCCGGACCGAACCGCAGGTCGCGCTCGAGGCTGCCTTCGACCACCGCTTCGACCACCTCGGGCTGTTGCACCGCGCGCTGACCCACCGCAGCTACGCCTTCGAGGCCGGCGGGATCGGCGACAACGAGCGGCTCGAGTTCCTCGGCGACGCCGTCCTCGGCCTCGTGGTCACCGACGAGATCTTCGCGCGCCTCCCCGAGAGCGCCGAGGGACGCCTGGCCAAGGTCCGGGCCGCCGCGGTGAACACGATCTCCCTCGCCGACGTCGCCCGCCAGGCCGGCGTGGGGGAGGCCGTCCTGCTCGGGGTCGGCGAGGAGCAGTCCGGCGGCCGCGACAAGGACTCGATCCTGGCCAACACCCTCGAGGCGGTCCTCGGCGCGGTCTACCTGGATGCCGGCATCGACGCCGCCCGAAAGGTCGTCCTCCACCTCTTCAGCGACCTGCTCGAGGACATCATCCTCCGCCGCGAGTCCCTCGACTACAAGACGTCGCTGCAGGAGCTCACCGCCGCCGAGCTCTCCGTCATGCCGGTCTACCAGCTGACCGACACCGGACCGGACCACGCCAAGGTCTTCACGGCCGAGGTCGTGATCGGCTCGGAGGTCCTCGGCGTCGGCAGCGGCCGCAGCAAGAAGGAGGCCGAGCAGGGCGCCGCCCGCGAAGCCTTCGGGACCCTCCGGGCCCGCCTCGACGCGGCCGCCGACGCCGACGACGACCCCGACGAGGGCGCCACCACCACACCCGACGCGAAGGAACGCCAGTGA